In a genomic window of Deinococcus roseus:
- the nrdF gene encoding class 1b ribonucleoside-diphosphate reductase subunit beta, whose amino-acid sequence MRHLTETSPFSAVNWNLTQDPYSKLFWDQNVRQFWVDEEIPLADDKLVWMTLSREEQRTYEHVLGGLTLLDTEQGSFGMPQIAHAVPNLQSKAVLSFMGAMEHMHAKSYSSIFSTLCTTERINGIFGWVEKNRFLQDKIDFVHRQYSNIHNDRTLYLAMTTSVFLESFLFYSGFFYPLYLAGQGKLVSSGEIINLIIRDESVHGVYTGLLAQEVFQRLPERAQKEVQQETVGILEQLYGLETRYTSELYAPLGLTEQVLQFSRYNADKALMNLGQEVHFDVSEEDINPMVLSGLRTDTKNHDFFSTKGNGYIKTTRVEALRDEDFVF is encoded by the coding sequence ATGCGCCATCTGACCGAAACATCCCCTTTCTCTGCCGTCAACTGGAACCTCACCCAGGACCCTTACAGCAAACTGTTCTGGGACCAGAACGTGCGGCAATTCTGGGTGGATGAGGAAATCCCACTGGCAGACGACAAACTGGTCTGGATGACCCTTTCCAGAGAAGAACAGCGCACCTACGAGCATGTGCTGGGTGGCCTGACTTTGCTGGACACCGAACAGGGCAGTTTCGGGATGCCCCAGATTGCCCACGCTGTGCCCAACCTGCAGAGCAAAGCCGTGCTGAGCTTCATGGGAGCCATGGAGCACATGCATGCCAAGAGCTACAGCAGCATTTTCTCCACCCTCTGCACCACCGAACGCATCAACGGGATTTTTGGCTGGGTGGAAAAAAACCGATTCCTGCAGGACAAGATTGATTTTGTACACCGGCAGTACAGCAACATTCACAACGACAGAACCCTGTACCTGGCCATGACCACCAGTGTTTTTCTGGAGTCCTTTCTGTTTTACTCTGGCTTTTTTTACCCGCTGTATCTGGCGGGTCAGGGCAAACTGGTGAGCAGCGGGGAAATCATCAATTTGATCATCCGGGACGAGTCTGTGCACGGGGTGTACACCGGACTGCTGGCCCAGGAGGTTTTCCAGCGCCTTCCTGAACGGGCACAAAAAGAAGTGCAGCAGGAAACCGTGGGCATTCTGGAACAGCTTTATGGGCTGGAAACCCGTTACACCAGCGAACTCTATGCCCCTCTGGGTCTGACCGAGCAGGTGCTGCAGTTTTCCCGGTACAACGCAGACAAGGCCCTGATGAACCTGGGGCAGGAGGTGCACTTTGATGTTTCTGAAGAGGACATCAACCCGATGGTTCTGAGCGGTCTGCGCACCGACACCAAGAACCACGATTTCTTTTCCACCAAGGGAAACGGCTACATCAAGACCACCCGTGTGGAAGCCTTGCGGGACGAAGATTTCGTTTTTTGA
- the nrdI gene encoding class Ib ribonucleoside-diphosphate reductase assembly flavoprotein NrdI, whose amino-acid sequence MLLVYASRTGNIERFVRKLGALPALRLYSGEETVQEPCLLLTYTTGLGQVPAEVQQFASRNAHWIQAVAASGNRNWGDSYGRAADVLAQQLQVPVVQKFELSGRPGDVVRFLEVLEGVKGLERSGHGLSGTEQSGDAEKRRVLSD is encoded by the coding sequence ATGCTGCTGGTTTATGCGTCCAGAACAGGAAACATTGAACGGTTTGTGCGCAAACTGGGTGCATTGCCCGCTTTGAGGCTGTACTCGGGTGAGGAAACCGTGCAGGAACCCTGCTTGCTGCTGACTTACACAACAGGTCTGGGACAGGTGCCTGCAGAAGTCCAACAGTTCGCCAGCCGCAATGCCCACTGGATTCAGGCGGTGGCGGCCAGTGGCAACCGCAACTGGGGAGACAGCTACGGACGGGCCGCAGACGTGCTTGCACAGCAGTTGCAGGTTCCGGTGGTGCAGAAATTTGAACTCTCTGGTCGGCCCGGTGATGTGGTGCGGTTTTTAGAAGTGCTGGAAGGAGTGAAGGGTCTTGAACGAAGTGGTCATGGGTTATCTGGAACTGAACAGTCAGGTGATGCAGAAAAAAGAAGGGTTCTTTCAGATTGA
- a CDS encoding carbohydrate ABC transporter permease — translation MIVQKKVNAQRSPWLSVVFFRNLPTYLLLLLTSVMWILPTLALLVSSFRPQDKIANTGWWTFSFSEFTLANYQAVFAANNLGLAFVNSLYLTIPATVLTIAVASLAAYAFSWMRFSGSNLIFTVLVALSIVPIQMSLGPILKLMSALHLTGRFEAVWIFHAGIGLPFAIFLMRNFFSALPKEMFESAYLDGASPLVAFFRLALPTSVPALASLAIFQFMWVWNDLLVALIFLGGTPSVAVLPVAISYLVGQYGDGWQLLTAAAFISMALPLLLFFTMQRYFVQGILAGSVKG, via the coding sequence ATGATCGTCCAGAAAAAAGTGAATGCCCAGCGCAGCCCATGGCTGAGTGTGGTGTTCTTTCGCAACCTGCCCACCTACCTGCTCCTGCTCCTGACCAGCGTGATGTGGATTTTGCCCACCCTGGCCCTCCTGGTCAGTTCTTTCCGACCCCAGGACAAAATTGCCAATACCGGCTGGTGGACCTTTTCCTTCAGTGAATTCACCCTTGCCAACTATCAGGCGGTCTTTGCCGCCAACAACCTGGGTCTGGCTTTTGTGAACAGCCTGTACCTGACCATCCCGGCCACAGTCCTGACCATTGCCGTGGCCTCCCTGGCGGCTTACGCGTTCTCCTGGATGCGCTTTTCGGGCAGCAACCTGATCTTCACGGTACTGGTGGCCCTGTCCATCGTGCCCATCCAGATGTCCCTGGGTCCCATTCTGAAGCTGATGTCTGCGTTGCACCTGACCGGGCGTTTTGAAGCCGTGTGGATTTTTCACGCCGGGATTGGTTTGCCTTTCGCCATCTTTCTGATGCGCAACTTTTTCAGTGCTTTGCCAAAAGAGATGTTCGAGTCTGCCTATCTGGATGGTGCTTCTCCGCTGGTGGCATTTTTCAGGCTGGCTTTGCCCACCTCTGTGCCTGCACTGGCTTCCCTGGCGATCTTTCAATTCATGTGGGTCTGGAACGATTTGCTGGTGGCCCTGATCTTCCTGGGAGGCACCCCCTCGGTGGCCGTGCTGCCCGTGGCCATTTCCTATCTGGTGGGCCAGTACGGAGACGGCTGGCAACTTCTGACCGCAGCGGCGTTCATTTCCATGGCCCTCCCCCTGCTGCTTTTTTTCACCATGCAACGCTATTTTGTGCAGGGCATTCTGGCTGGATCGGTCAAAGGCTGA
- a CDS encoding LacI family DNA-binding transcriptional regulator encodes MSRPTIYDVAQKAGVSVATVSNVINTPAKVKPATLQKVMKAIDDLKFVPKLEAVTYSRKGYGSIGVVATFTAYASFNMRLAGVLDALRNQPYKVVVYDQTSPQREGDYLAKLPITGHLDGVIVMSLPLGDQVVRRLQDRKLETVLVECDAQDFSSVEIDNVKGGRLAAEHLLSRGYKRPAFLGEQQFAHSTVVLSGGRLTGFKKALEDAGIGLPDRYISLGTYGVEEAQKQATELLSLKDPPDAIFAYSDLQAAGVLKAARALNLKVPDDIAVIGFDDMDFADFLGLTTVHQPLIESGKVAARLLLDRLANPSASAQQVILPVRVIQRQTT; translated from the coding sequence ATGTCTAGGCCCACCATTTACGACGTGGCTCAAAAAGCTGGAGTCAGCGTCGCAACCGTCTCCAACGTCATCAACACACCAGCGAAAGTCAAGCCTGCTACCTTGCAGAAGGTCATGAAAGCCATAGACGATCTGAAGTTTGTTCCCAAACTGGAAGCCGTGACCTACAGCCGCAAAGGCTATGGATCCATTGGCGTGGTGGCCACCTTCACGGCGTATGCCTCTTTCAACATGAGGCTGGCCGGGGTGCTGGATGCCCTCAGAAACCAGCCTTACAAGGTGGTGGTCTACGACCAGACTTCGCCACAGCGGGAAGGGGATTACCTCGCCAAACTTCCCATCACCGGGCACCTCGATGGTGTGATCGTGATGTCCCTGCCCCTGGGAGACCAGGTGGTCAGACGCCTGCAAGACCGCAAACTGGAAACCGTGCTCGTGGAATGCGATGCCCAGGATTTCAGCAGTGTGGAGATCGACAACGTCAAAGGAGGAAGACTTGCTGCAGAACACCTGCTGTCCAGAGGCTACAAAAGGCCCGCTTTTCTGGGAGAACAGCAATTTGCCCACTCCACAGTGGTGCTCTCTGGAGGCAGGCTCACCGGCTTCAAAAAAGCCCTGGAAGATGCCGGAATCGGACTTCCTGACCGCTACATCTCGCTGGGCACCTACGGGGTGGAAGAAGCCCAGAAGCAGGCCACCGAACTCCTCAGCCTGAAAGATCCACCAGATGCCATCTTTGCCTACAGCGATCTGCAGGCCGCCGGGGTGCTCAAAGCTGCCCGCGCACTGAACCTGAAAGTGCCAGACGACATCGCCGTGATCGGTTTCGATGACATGGATTTCGCAGATTTTCTGGGACTCACCACCGTGCATCAACCGCTCATCGAATCTGGAAAAGTGGCAGCCCGCTTGCTGCTGGACCGCCTGGCCAACCCCAGTGCTTCTGCCCAGCAGGTGATCTTGCCTGTGCGGGTGATCCAGCGCCAGACCACCTGA
- a CDS encoding FAD:protein FMN transferase, which produces MRFSCGCSHTHVRHFDHVLGTALEIQLQTSHKAAVQVADQAILKEIDRLEGVFSRFLPSSELNTLLNHSGQKQTLSSEMAWLLHTSQKFSDLTGNAYHPAADQLWQMWKQASNLNELPEYDFRLPASDLWSFHAEQDVTLHHQGTLNFNALAKGRIADLAAQKGHQVEGVQQTLVNLGGDLRHLGSHKVLVQIENPFSPFDQNQPVSAVFICNQGVATSGPSRRSFQVAGQQFNHIFDPRTGRPVQHLVSATVLAPDCATADVLSTAFSVLQPAESLALADTLPDIGCLLITREGEIFSNAFWDQHIPRTSSQPSLFSRLVRSWRGFRKTRPPSRIPKR; this is translated from the coding sequence ATGCGCTTTTCTTGTGGCTGTTCCCACACACATGTCCGGCACTTTGACCATGTGCTGGGAACGGCCCTGGAAATCCAGCTTCAGACAAGTCACAAGGCCGCTGTTCAGGTTGCTGACCAGGCCATTCTGAAAGAGATTGACCGTCTGGAAGGGGTGTTCAGCCGCTTTCTGCCCAGCAGTGAATTGAACACCCTGCTGAACCATTCGGGCCAGAAACAAACCCTTTCCAGCGAAATGGCCTGGTTGTTGCACACCAGTCAGAAGTTCAGTGACCTGACGGGCAATGCCTACCATCCAGCAGCCGATCAACTCTGGCAGATGTGGAAACAGGCCAGCAACCTGAATGAATTGCCAGAGTACGATTTCCGTTTGCCTGCCTCCGACCTGTGGTCCTTTCATGCTGAACAGGATGTCACCCTGCACCATCAGGGCACCCTGAATTTCAATGCCCTGGCCAAAGGGCGCATTGCCGATCTGGCTGCACAGAAAGGCCACCAGGTTGAAGGCGTCCAGCAAACGCTGGTCAATCTGGGCGGAGACCTCAGGCACCTGGGATCCCATAAAGTTCTGGTCCAGATCGAGAATCCCTTCTCTCCATTCGATCAAAACCAGCCCGTCTCCGCTGTATTCATCTGCAATCAGGGGGTGGCCACCAGTGGTCCCTCCAGACGCAGTTTTCAGGTGGCAGGCCAGCAGTTCAACCACATTTTTGACCCGCGCACAGGCCGTCCGGTGCAGCATCTGGTCAGTGCCACAGTGCTGGCACCAGACTGCGCCACTGCAGATGTGCTTTCCACGGCTTTCAGTGTGCTGCAACCTGCAGAAAGTCTGGCTCTGGCAGACACCCTGCCTGACATTGGCTGCCTGCTCATCACCCGTGAAGGTGAAATTTTCAGCAATGCCTTCTGGGACCAGCACATCCCCAGAACATCCAGCCAACCCTCTCTCTTCTCGCGTCTGGTGCGCAGCTGGCGTGGTTTTCGCAAAACCAGACCCCCCAGCAGAATCCCCAAGAGGTAA
- a CDS encoding DUF2271 domain-containing protein, which yields MTNESSTPSRYSRRRFLVQGTLFAAGLTFTRLLGSNAFAQSKKALLPENMALGLSLTLVQPAGGRVERPYIAVWIEDEAGNPVRTLALWVNKAEKERTRWINELRRWFRGDTARKGKGGENLVPTLSSATRQPGKYSVEWDGKDDRKEQAEQGDYYICIESAREHGKYHLIREKVSLGKEALSKTLKGNIEIQEVALDYRTQK from the coding sequence ATGACCAACGAATCCAGCACCCCTTCCCGCTACTCCCGCCGCCGTTTCCTGGTGCAGGGAACCCTGTTCGCCGCTGGACTGACCTTCACCCGTTTGCTGGGCTCCAACGCCTTTGCCCAGAGCAAGAAAGCCCTGCTGCCAGAAAACATGGCCCTGGGTCTTTCCCTGACCCTGGTGCAACCTGCGGGCGGCCGGGTCGAGCGCCCTTACATCGCTGTGTGGATCGAGGATGAAGCAGGCAACCCTGTGCGCACCCTGGCTTTGTGGGTCAACAAGGCCGAAAAAGAGCGCACCCGCTGGATCAATGAACTGCGCCGCTGGTTCCGGGGCGACACCGCCCGCAAAGGCAAAGGTGGGGAGAACCTGGTGCCCACCTTATCGAGCGCCACCCGACAGCCTGGAAAGTACAGCGTGGAGTGGGATGGCAAGGACGACCGCAAGGAGCAGGCAGAACAGGGCGATTATTACATCTGCATCGAATCTGCCCGTGAGCACGGCAAGTATCACCTGATCCGCGAAAAAGTGTCTCTGGGCAAGGAGGCTCTGAGCAAGACCCTCAAGGGGAACATTGAGATTCAGGAGGTGGCCCTTGACTACCGAACCCAGAAATAA
- a CDS encoding carbohydrate ABC transporter permease: MLEKLVLAFLIPVLIVGGLLFYLYLGEALIARLPRSRQGAIRPWIWLSPALLLLVVIMVWPLLQSFVASFQHVTGDAVTGPFVGIQNYITAFTDPQMLGSMVNNLYWIVFFTGVTVCGGLALAVLVNRVKYGGPVKTILFMPMAISFVATGVIWRFMYAYRPEDAPQIGTLNAVVTGLFHIPPVAWIFQQPGNNLALIVVGVWMFTGFCLVILNAGLRSLPEEVHEAARVDGATEWQVFSRITVPLLAPTISVVATTMVINALKMFDIVYVMTAGNFGTDVIANQIYKQLYSSRDLGMASTLAVILLVVIFPFMVQNVRRFHAQENR, encoded by the coding sequence ATGTTGGAAAAACTTGTCCTTGCCTTCCTGATCCCTGTTCTGATTGTGGGAGGTTTGCTGTTTTATCTGTACCTGGGTGAGGCCCTGATTGCCCGCCTGCCCAGAAGCCGCCAGGGAGCCATTCGCCCCTGGATCTGGCTGTCTCCAGCCCTGCTTTTGCTGGTGGTGATCATGGTCTGGCCCCTCTTGCAATCTTTTGTGGCCAGTTTCCAGCATGTCACCGGAGATGCCGTCACGGGTCCTTTCGTGGGCATCCAGAACTACATCACGGCCTTCACGGACCCACAGATGCTGGGTTCCATGGTCAACAACCTGTACTGGATTGTCTTTTTCACCGGAGTGACCGTGTGCGGTGGGCTGGCCCTCGCGGTGCTGGTCAACCGGGTGAAATATGGTGGTCCGGTCAAGACCATCCTGTTCATGCCCATGGCCATTTCTTTTGTGGCCACGGGTGTGATCTGGCGTTTCATGTACGCCTACCGCCCCGAAGATGCCCCCCAGATTGGCACCCTCAATGCTGTGGTGACAGGGCTGTTCCACATTCCTCCAGTGGCCTGGATTTTCCAGCAGCCAGGGAACAACCTGGCCCTGATTGTGGTGGGGGTCTGGATGTTCACCGGGTTCTGCCTGGTGATCCTCAACGCAGGTCTGCGCAGTCTCCCAGAAGAAGTCCATGAAGCTGCACGGGTGGATGGAGCCACCGAATGGCAGGTGTTCAGCCGCATCACCGTTCCGCTGCTGGCCCCCACCATTTCCGTGGTCGCCACCACCATGGTGATCAACGCCCTGAAGATGTTCGACATCGTGTATGTGATGACCGCTGGCAACTTCGGCACCGATGTGATCGCCAACCAGATTTACAAGCAACTGTACAGTTCCCGCGATCTGGGGATGGCCAGCACGCTGGCAGTGATCCTGCTGGTGGTGATCTTCCCCTTCATGGTGCAGAACGTGCGGCGCTTTCACGCCCAGGAGAACCGCTGA
- the nrdE gene encoding class 1b ribonucleoside-diphosphate reductase subunit alpha has product MVMGYLELNSQVMQKKEGFFQIEKDLEAVQAFEQEVEQKLLRFSSPLVRMHRLIAEQYYENFFEVYSEEAVLGLIEQAYSHPFRFQSFMAVSKFYKDYALKTNDRKHYLERYQDRVVAVALHLGQGNVQQASRYINAMMQQRYQPATPTFLNAGRARRGELVSCFLLEVDDSLNAIGYNINTAMQLSKIGGGVALNLSKLRSRGESIKEVALAAKGVVPVMKLLEDSFNYADQMGQRKGAGAVYLNIFHWDVEEFLDTKKINADEKSRIQTLSLGLIVPDRFFELAAKNQDFYIFAPLSVRKAFGQHLDDMDLDVMYDQLASHPEVVKKPLNARAMLTRIATTQFESGYPYIIYKSAANRMNPLKNIGQIKMSNLCTEIFQLQTTSSIGDYGEADQIGHDICCNLGSLNIVNVMEAGSLQESVHTGMDALTAVSDMSSIANAPGVKSANDAYHAVGLGAMNLHGFLAKNHLRYESEEARDFVRTFFMMVNFYSLERSMQIAREKGQTFLNFEQSDYATGTYFKLYEDTSFAPRTQKVQKLFEGFQIPTQADWARLKAEVQKHGLYHAYRMAIAPTQSISYIQNSTSSVMPIVDHIEARTYGNATTYYPMPFLSPETFFYYKSAYHMDMMQVIDLVSEIQQHVDQGISTILYVTSETSTRDLARLYIYAYKKGLKSLYYTRTKNLSVEECISCAI; this is encoded by the coding sequence GTGGTCATGGGTTATCTGGAACTGAACAGTCAGGTGATGCAGAAAAAAGAAGGGTTCTTTCAGATTGAGAAGGATCTGGAAGCTGTGCAGGCTTTTGAGCAGGAGGTGGAACAAAAGCTTTTGCGTTTCTCCTCTCCCCTGGTCCGCATGCACCGCCTGATTGCCGAACAGTATTACGAGAACTTCTTTGAGGTGTACTCCGAAGAAGCCGTGCTGGGCCTGATCGAGCAGGCGTACAGCCATCCTTTTCGGTTCCAGTCTTTCATGGCGGTGTCCAAGTTCTACAAGGATTACGCCCTGAAAACCAATGACAGGAAACACTACCTGGAGCGCTATCAGGACCGGGTGGTGGCGGTGGCCTTGCACCTCGGGCAGGGGAATGTGCAGCAGGCCAGCCGTTACATCAACGCCATGATGCAGCAGCGTTACCAGCCTGCCACCCCCACCTTTTTGAATGCAGGTCGGGCCAGAAGGGGTGAACTGGTGTCCTGCTTCCTGCTGGAAGTGGACGACAGCCTGAACGCCATCGGGTACAACATCAACACCGCCATGCAGCTCTCCAAGATTGGTGGGGGTGTGGCCCTGAACCTGTCCAAACTGCGTTCCAGAGGGGAATCCATCAAGGAGGTGGCCCTGGCCGCCAAGGGTGTGGTTCCGGTGATGAAGCTGCTGGAGGATTCCTTCAACTATGCAGACCAGATGGGGCAACGCAAAGGGGCCGGAGCGGTCTACCTGAACATCTTCCACTGGGATGTGGAAGAGTTTCTGGACACCAAGAAAATCAACGCAGACGAGAAGAGCCGCATCCAGACCCTCTCTCTGGGACTGATCGTGCCTGACCGTTTCTTTGAACTGGCTGCAAAAAACCAGGACTTCTACATTTTTGCTCCGCTGTCGGTGCGCAAAGCCTTCGGACAGCACCTGGATGACATGGATCTGGACGTGATGTACGACCAGCTGGCCTCCCATCCAGAGGTGGTCAAGAAGCCCTTGAATGCCCGTGCCATGCTGACCCGCATTGCCACCACCCAGTTTGAATCGGGCTACCCTTACATCATCTACAAATCTGCGGCCAACCGCATGAACCCTTTAAAGAACATTGGGCAGATCAAGATGTCCAACCTCTGCACCGAGATTTTCCAGCTGCAGACCACCTCCAGCATCGGGGATTATGGCGAGGCAGACCAGATCGGGCATGACATCTGCTGCAACCTGGGGTCCCTGAACATCGTGAATGTGATGGAGGCCGGGAGCTTGCAGGAAAGCGTGCACACGGGCATGGACGCCTTGACCGCCGTGTCTGACATGTCCAGCATTGCCAACGCTCCGGGGGTCAAAAGCGCCAACGATGCCTACCATGCGGTGGGTCTGGGGGCCATGAACCTGCACGGCTTTCTGGCCAAAAACCACCTGCGTTATGAGAGCGAGGAGGCCCGCGATTTTGTGCGCACCTTCTTCATGATGGTGAATTTTTACTCGCTGGAGCGCAGCATGCAGATTGCCCGCGAGAAAGGCCAGACCTTCCTGAACTTTGAGCAGTCCGATTACGCCACGGGCACTTACTTCAAGCTGTACGAGGACACCTCTTTTGCACCCCGCACCCAGAAAGTGCAAAAGCTCTTTGAGGGCTTCCAGATTCCCACCCAGGCAGACTGGGCCAGACTGAAAGCCGAGGTGCAAAAACACGGCCTGTACCACGCTTACCGCATGGCCATTGCACCCACGCAGAGCATCAGTTACATCCAGAACTCCACCTCTTCGGTGATGCCCATTGTGGACCACATCGAAGCCAGAACTTACGGGAATGCCACCACCTATTACCCCATGCCGTTCCTGTCTCCCGAGACGTTCTTTTACTACAAATCTGCCTACCACATGGACATGATGCAGGTGATCGATCTGGTCTCTGAAATCCAGCAGCATGTGGACCAGGGCATCAGCACCATCCTGTACGTCACCAGTGAAACCAGCACCCGCGATCTGGCCAGGCTCTACATTTACGCCTACAAGAAGGGCCTGAAAAGCCTGTATTACACCCGGACCAAGAACCTGAGTGTGGAGGAATGCATCTCATGCGCCATCTGA
- a CDS encoding ABC transporter substrate-binding protein, which produces MRSSVMRSSVQHIHKALLLGACSTFFLAHSAFAATADLEKKAFNYASSLVKGQKPGGKVSVFAVWSGVEQENFLRAIKPFTDATGIQVEYEATRDINAVLTTRVQGGNAPDIAVVPSISLLQEWAEGGKLTDLDGIVGTSVLEKNFGPGFLDLGGYKGKTYGLFINADVKGLVWYNTKTYKGPKNPKNWDELAAWASKTAAAGTTPWCVGVESGAASGWAGTDWVENILLRQSGPRVYDQWYQGKLPWTSNEVKSAFQAFGKVATDPKMVYGGPTTVLTTNFSDAATPMFGNPPKCFLHHQASFIPSFLEKNTPGLQAITGYNFFGFPNINPQYAGTIEINGDMVGLFKKTPQSALLMKYLASTEAQSIWPSLGGKLSPNKRVALSVLPNKMAAGFQKTLNGARSVRFDASDLMPDRINKAFWKAILDYVQNPSRLDAILQELEKTRQEVY; this is translated from the coding sequence ATGCGTTCATCTGTCATGCGTTCATCTGTTCAGCACATCCACAAGGCCCTTTTGCTGGGGGCCTGCAGCACTTTTTTCCTGGCACACTCTGCATTTGCTGCCACTGCAGACCTGGAGAAGAAAGCTTTCAATTACGCCAGTTCGCTGGTCAAAGGCCAGAAGCCCGGAGGTAAAGTTTCTGTTTTTGCTGTCTGGTCCGGTGTGGAGCAAGAAAACTTTTTGCGGGCCATCAAACCCTTCACGGATGCCACAGGCATTCAGGTGGAATACGAGGCCACCCGTGACATCAACGCTGTGCTGACCACCCGTGTGCAGGGGGGAAATGCTCCTGACATCGCTGTGGTGCCTTCCATCAGCCTGCTGCAGGAATGGGCAGAAGGTGGAAAGCTCACGGATCTGGATGGCATTGTGGGCACTTCAGTGCTGGAAAAGAACTTCGGACCAGGGTTCCTGGATCTCGGCGGTTACAAGGGCAAGACCTACGGGCTTTTCATCAATGCCGATGTGAAAGGCCTGGTCTGGTACAACACCAAAACCTACAAAGGCCCCAAAAACCCCAAAAACTGGGATGAACTGGCTGCCTGGGCCAGCAAGACTGCCGCTGCAGGCACCACACCCTGGTGCGTGGGTGTGGAGAGCGGAGCTGCTTCAGGCTGGGCCGGAACCGACTGGGTGGAGAACATCCTGCTCAGGCAGAGTGGTCCCAGAGTCTACGACCAGTGGTATCAGGGCAAACTCCCCTGGACCTCCAACGAAGTCAAATCTGCCTTCCAGGCTTTTGGCAAGGTCGCCACGGATCCCAAAATGGTTTACGGTGGCCCCACCACCGTGCTGACCACCAACTTCAGCGATGCCGCCACCCCCATGTTCGGCAACCCGCCCAAATGCTTCCTGCACCATCAGGCCTCCTTCATCCCCTCCTTCTTAGAGAAGAACACCCCCGGACTGCAGGCCATCACTGGCTACAATTTCTTCGGTTTCCCCAACATCAACCCACAGTACGCTGGCACCATTGAGATCAACGGAGACATGGTGGGCCTGTTCAAGAAAACCCCCCAGAGTGCCCTGCTGATGAAATACCTCGCCAGCACCGAAGCGCAATCCATCTGGCCCAGCCTGGGAGGCAAACTCTCGCCCAACAAGCGCGTGGCCCTCAGTGTGCTCCCCAACAAAATGGCTGCAGGTTTCCAGAAGACCCTCAATGGGGCCAGATCGGTGCGCTTTGACGCTTCTGACCTGATGCCGGATCGCATCAACAAAGCCTTCTGGAAGGCCATCCTGGATTACGTGCAGAACCCCTCCAGACTGGACGCCATCTTGCAGGAACTGGAAAAAACCCGTCAGGAAGTTTACTGA
- a CDS encoding PepSY-associated TM helix domain-containing protein: protein MTTEPRNNPINRAQNAPAVKKRPLKVRVYALMRSLHLYISMFSLLIILFFAGTGITLNHPEWVFGSDMVRKDFSGNLPADWKKDGKIDPLGVAEFLRETHHLKGKAQDFQEGDTESSLSFKAPGYSADAFVDMKHGTYTLAVDAQGAVAAMNDLHRGKNAGSVWAKAIDFSSIFLILISVTGIALMLYMKKVRLVALITIVVGSGAMLGLMSLAM from the coding sequence TTGACTACCGAACCCAGAAATAATCCCATCAACAGGGCACAAAATGCTCCTGCAGTCAAAAAACGCCCACTGAAGGTGCGCGTTTACGCCCTGATGCGCTCCCTGCACCTGTACATCTCGATGTTCTCGCTGCTGATCATCCTGTTCTTTGCAGGGACTGGAATCACCCTGAACCATCCCGAGTGGGTGTTTGGCAGCGACATGGTGCGCAAGGATTTCTCTGGAAACCTGCCTGCAGACTGGAAGAAAGATGGAAAAATTGACCCTCTGGGGGTGGCCGAATTCCTGCGGGAAACCCACCATCTGAAAGGCAAAGCCCAGGACTTCCAGGAAGGCGACACCGAGAGTTCCCTGAGCTTCAAGGCTCCGGGGTACAGTGCAGATGCCTTCGTAGACATGAAGCACGGAACCTACACCCTGGCGGTGGATGCCCAGGGCGCAGTTGCAGCCATGAACGATTTACACCGGGGCAAAAATGCCGGGTCGGTGTGGGCGAAAGCCATCGATTTCTCCAGCATCTTTCTGATCCTGATTTCAGTCACAGGCATTGCCCTGATGCTGTACATGAAAAAAGTGCGCCTGGTGGCCCTGATCACCATTGTGGTGGGCAGTGGGGCCATGCTGGGCCTGATGTCTCTGGCCATGTGA